GTGGAACTCACAGGGCCGGAACTCGTGACCACGGCCACAGTCGGCAGACAGCGCATCACCGCCTGCCTGCCGCCGCGCACGGCAGTCGGAATGGGATCGGCTCATGCCTTCACCTTCGACGAGACGGCTCTGCATCTGTTCGATCCGGAAAGCGGCCGTTCGCTCAGAATGGAATAGAGAGAAGGGCGATCTACCACCACCAGATGCGGAGGCGGCTGTCACCGTCCGGCAGCCGCTCGTGCAGAAGCCTCCCGGTCGCGGCGATAGCCAAGCTTCTCGGAGAGCTCGCCAGCTCCGTCGATCAGCACGCGGAGATAGGCCTCGCGATTGCGTAGACCGTCCTCTTTCGGTGCGACGAGGCAGAGCGTCGCGATGCAGACCGCTTCCGCGTCGTAGACCGGGACGGCGAAGCAATGGGTGAAGCTGTCGACGATGCTGTTGAAGGTGAAATAGCCTTCCTTCTTGGCTTTGCGGACTTGAGCGATGAATTCGGAGGGCTCGAGGCGCGTGCCATCCGGCAGGACGAAATCCTCCTGCGGTATGAAGGCCAGGATTTCCTCGTCGCTCATGTGATCCACCAGGAGACGGCCGGATGCGGTCCACGGAATGGCGACCGGTTCGCCGATATTGGTGGAGATTCGGAACGGGCGGCTCCCCTCGTTCATCAGAACGACGGCATATTTGTCGCCTTCGAGCTGGCACATCTGCGCCGTCTCGCGCGTCTCCTCGGCGATCCGCCCCAGAAGATGCTCGCTTTCGCGCATCAGGTCGAACTGTTCGGCATAGGCCGCGCCGAGGAAATAGAGCTTGCGCCCGAGAAAGACGCGGCCGTCATCGCCGCGATATTCGATGATCCCCTGGCGGACGAGCAGGTTGACGAGCTCATAGACCGACGAACGCGGCGCGCCAATCCCTTGCGCGATCTCGTTGGGGCGCAAGGGCTGACGCTGCAGACGCAGGAAATCGAGGATTTCGAAAGCCCGGTCGAGACCCCTAGCCCTGCGATTTATCGTGTCTTCCGCCTCGGCCACCGCGCCCTCCTTGCCGCTTCTATTCCGGTCCTTCAGAATTGACCTCAATTAGCCTTGTAGGCGACGCAGTCAACTTCGACCTTGCAGTCGACCATCATGCGCGACTGAACGCAGGCGCGGGCCGGCGGGTTGGCGCCGAAATACTCCGCATAGACGCCGTTGAAGGTCCAGAAGTCACGGGGGTCGTCGAGCCAGACGCCGACACGCACAACATCTTCGAGCCCATAGCCGGCTTCGTCCAGGATTGCGATCATGTTCTCGATCGCCTTGCGGCTTTCGGCGACGATTCCGCCGCCGACGATCTCGCCCGCCTCCATGGCGACCTGACCGGAAACATAGAGCCACCCGTTCGCCTCCACGGCGCGTGCAAATGGCAGGGGCTGCTTGCCCGCACCGGTTTCGCCCGTTCCATAACGCTTGATCGTCACGCTTCACTCCACTTCTTCATCAAATTCATTGCTTGCTCAGTTGAACGTCGAGGTCTTCAAAAACTCCGCCAGGCGTTCGGTCCTTGGTTTCAGGAACATCTCGCGCGGATCCCCCTCCTCGCCGATGCGCCCCTCGTTCATGAAGATCACCCGGGACGAGACCTCGTAGGCAAAGCGCATCTCGTGAGTGACGATCAGCATGCTCATCCCATCCTCGGCGAGACCCTTGATGACCTGCAGCACCTCGTTGACGAGCTCCGGATCGAGCGCCGAAGTGACCTCGTCGAAGAGCATGAGCTTCGGATTCATGGCGATGGCACGGGCGATCGCCACGCGTTGCTGCTGGCCGCCGGAAAGCTGCCCCGGATAATGATCCTTGCGCGAGAGCAGGCCGACCCGGTCGAGCCATTTCTCGGCAAGCACCCTCGCCTCGTCGCGGCTCATCTTTTTCACTTTGACAAGCCCGAGCATGACATTGGCCGCGGCGGTCATATGCGGAAACAGGTTGAACTGCTGGAAGGCCATGCCGGTCAGTGCGCGCTGACGGGCGATCTCCCGCTCGGGCTTGCGCCGGCGGGCGCCTCCTGCCGTCTCGTAGCCGATCTCCTGGCCGTCGATGGCGATCGTGCCGCCCTGAAACTCCTCCAGCATGTTGATGCAGCGAAGCATCGTCGTCTTGCCCGAGCCGCTGGAGCCGATGATGCTGATCACCTCCCCCTGGCGCATCGAGCAATCGACGCCCTTCAGCACCTCGACCGTGCCGTAGCGTTTGTGAAGATCGCGGATTTCGAGAAGGTTGGTCATGGGATTGCGAGCCTCACGATGGAACGGCGGTCTTGCGCTCGACGTAACGGCCAAAGCGCTCGATGCCGTAATTGATGACGAAGTAGAGAAAGCCTGCGAAGAAATAGAATTCGAGGCTCATGAAGGTGCGGGAAATCACTTCCTGCGTCCGCAGCAGCAACTCGCTTACGCCGATGATGGAAAGCAGCGTCGATGCCTTGACCATCTCGGCCGCTGTGTTGACCCAGGCAGGAAGTGCCTGCCGCAAAGCCTGCGGGGCAAGCACATAGGCGAAGGTTTGCGCAAAGGTCAAACCGATCGCCTTGGCGGCTTCGGTCTGTCCCTTTGGGATCGACTGCAGCGCGCCACGCACCAGTTCGCCGACATGCGAGCTGCAGAAGACGGCAAGGGCCAGAACACCGGCCTGGAACGGTCCGAGATCGATGCCGATCGTGCTCAGGACGTAGTAGCTTGCGAGCACCAGGACGAGCACCGGCGTGCCGCGGATGAAATCGGTGTAACCGCGCACGACCCATTTGAAGGGACGAAACCCGTAGACGAGCGCCAGACCGACGAAGACACCCAGCACGGTGCCGACGACGATCGAGAGAAGCGATATCGAGACGGAGACGCCGAGCCCTTTGAGGAGCGGTATCCGGGCAAGCCAGAGCTGGTCGAGAAACGAGAAATCCATGACGGTCACCTCGGCACTGCAAGACGCCGCTCGGCGGCGCGCATAAGCGCGGCCAGCAACGAGCAGGTCGCGACATAGAGGCAACTCGCAACGATCCAGGTCTCGATAACGCGGAAGGTCTCGACGTTGATCTTGCGTGCCTCGAAAGTGAGTTCCGGAACCGCGATCGCGGCGGCGAGCGAGGTGTCCTTGAAGAGCGAGATCATCGTACTGCTAAGCGACGGCAGGACGCTGCGCAGCATCAGCGGAATGATGATCGACGTGCGTATCTGCATCTCCGTAAGCCCGATCGCGAGCCCCGCCTCGCGCTGGCCCGGCGGTATGGCGATGAGGCCGCCGCGAAACACTTCGGCAAGATAGGCCCCCGAGTAGATTGCAAGCGTCGCGACGAAGCTCTCGATCTTGCCGAGACGGACTCCGAGTTCAGGAAGCGCGAAATAGCTGAAGAGGACGAGGACGAGGATCGGCGTGTTGCGGATCACGGTGACGTAGAGCCCGGCAGGCTTGCGCAGCAATGCCCTTCTGGAAACGAGCCCAAAGGCCGTGATCAACCCGATCACGCAACCCGCGAGGATCGCGACAAATGCAAGGCCGAGGCTGAGCGCCAGACCTTCGAGAAGCAGGTCGAACGAGCGCCACACGGCCGCGAAGTTCAAGGAATATGTCATGGAAGCAGCCGTTTCGTGGAACAAGGCAGCTCCACCAAGAGGCGGAGCCGCCATTGGCAGGGCTCACTTGTACTCGATGGGGAAACCGATCTGCGGCGGGGTGAGGTCCTTGCCGAACCAGGTCTTGAACGACTTCGCATAGAAATCGAATTCGACACCGGTCATGGCTTCGTGCAGCGCCGTGTTGACGAAGTTCAGCCAGTCCTGATCACCGCGCCGGACGCCGCAGGCATAGGTCTGCGGGTTCCAGCCATAGCCGGCGTCCTTATAGCGCCCCGAGTTCTGGGTCATGTACCAGGCGAGCGAGGACTGGTCGGTCGCGGCGGCATCGGCGCGGCCGGATTCGAGCGCCTGATAGATCAGGTCGACGGATTCATACTGGTCGACCGTCGCCTCCGGCAAGGCCGCATGGACCATGTCCTCGGCATAGACGTTCTGCAATACGGAAATCGTCACCGAAGAGCCGGCAGCTTTCAGCGCTTCATAATCGGCATACTCGCCGTCCGCCTTCAGCATCAGGCCGACGCCTTCCCGGTAGTAAGGGATAGTGAAGGCGATCTGCTGAGCGCGTTCCCCGGTAACCGTCATGAATTGGCAGGTGATATCGACCTTGCCGGTGGTGATGTTCGGAATACGAGCATCGGACGACTGGTTGACGAACTCGATCTTCTCCGGGTCCCCGAAGAGCGCCTTTGCGATGATGCGGCCCATGTCGACGTCGAAACCCTGGAGCTTATCTTCGGCGCTCTTGAAGTGCCACGGCGCGTTGGTGCTGCCGGTGCCGAGTATCAGATGGCCGCGGCTCAGAATCTCATCGAGCTTGCTCGATGCCTGTTGTGCTTGCGCCGGCATGGCCGCCAGCACGGCCGCGATGAAGCTCGCGGCGACCGTGAATTTGCTGATCATTGAAAGACCTCCCCTTTCGCTCCCACTCGTATATTCCGGTATAATGGACATGCGTCCTGAATAACGGATTTACCCATCAAATGCCTTGGGCCATTACTTGTCAAGCAGGATCGGCTACATTCGCCGCCGATCCACTTCGCATCGAGGAAACGCCCGCATGACACTGCCGATCGAAACCCCCGCCGTGCTGGTCGATCTCGATATCGCCCGGCGCAATGTCCTTGCGTTTCAAGCCTATGCCGACCGGAACGGCATCCGCGTGCGCCCGCACATAAAGACCCACAAGCTTCCGCAGATGGCCGAGCTGCAGCTCGATGCAGGGGCGATCGGCATCACCTGCCAGAAGGTGACGGAGGCGGAGGCGATGGTCGACGGCAGCGTCCGGATCGAGGATGTGCTGATCACCTACAACCTCCTCGGGACCGAGAAGCTCGCGCGGCTCGCGCGACTGAACGAAAAGGCGACGGTCAGCGTCGTCGCGGACAATGCGACCGTCGTCGACGGGCTCGCAGCTTTCTTCGCCGATGCCGGCAAGCCCTTGACCGTACTTGTCGAATGCAACACCGGGGCAGATCGCTGCGGCGTCGGGACTCCGTCCGAGGCGGCGCGCCTTGCCCGGCGCATAGCCGAGGCACCGGGGCTGCGCTTCGGCGGATTGATGACCTATCCGCCGGCCGATGGCGCCGCACGCGTCCAGACCTTCATGAGCGATGCGAAGCGGCTGATCGAGGCAGAGGGGCTCGAAGTTCCGTGCATTACATCAGGGGGCACGCCCGGTATGATGCAGGCAGCCGAGGCGCCGATAGCGAGCGAGCACAGGCCCGGTACGTATATCTATAACGACCGGTCGCTGGTTGCCCGTGGCGTGGCGTCATGGGACGACTGCGCCCTCACCGTTCTCGCGACCGTGGTCTCGGTTCCCAGCGAAAACCGGGCGATCATCGATGCCGGCAGCAAGGTCCTGACCTCCGACCTGCTGGGTCTCACCGGCTACGGCCACGTGCTCGGCCGCGACGACATACGTATCGATCAGCTCTCCGAGGAGCATGGCCGCCTTGTCTCGGACGGTCCGATCGGGCTAAAGGTCGGCGAACAGGTCCGCATCGTTCCGAACCATGCCTGCGTCGTGACCAACATGGTCGACGCGGTCCACGTCATCGAGAGCGGCATGCCAAAAGGAACATGGACGGTCGTCGCCCGCGGCCGCGTCCTTTGAGCGGGCTCCCGGTCACGACCGCGCTCGGCGAGCCTTAAGAGCCCGTTGGGGAGCCGAAAACCATTAGTCCACAATTTTAGTGCATTTCTAAAATGTCGTGCTATTTTATCGGCGGCAGAGAGCCAAGACCGATAACGGGCACGGCATTCTTTCAGCAGCTCGCATATTGACAGGACTTTTCAAGAAACCGCCTCCAGGCGTCATAAGTTTGCGTTGAAGTAGTCTACCAAATCGATAGCTTTATCTGGCAAAAGATGGAGG
The genomic region above belongs to Sinorhizobium meliloti and contains:
- a CDS encoding IclR family transcriptional regulator, coding for MRSILKDRNRSGKEGAVAEAEDTINRRARGLDRAFEILDFLRLQRQPLRPNEIAQGIGAPRSSVYELVNLLVRQGIIEYRGDDGRVFLGRKLYFLGAAYAEQFDLMRESEHLLGRIAEETRETAQMCQLEGDKYAVVLMNEGSRPFRISTNIGEPVAIPWTASGRLLVDHMSDEEILAFIPQEDFVLPDGTRLEPSEFIAQVRKAKKEGYFTFNSIVDSFTHCFAVPVYDAEAVCIATLCLVAPKEDGLRNREAYLRVLIDGAGELSEKLGYRRDREASARAAAGR
- a CDS encoding RidA family protein, with the translated sequence MTIKRYGTGETGAGKQPLPFARAVEANGWLYVSGQVAMEAGEIVGGGIVAESRKAIENMIAILDEAGYGLEDVVRVGVWLDDPRDFWTFNGVYAEYFGANPPARACVQSRMMVDCKVEVDCVAYKAN
- a CDS encoding amino acid ABC transporter ATP-binding protein, which gives rise to MTNLLEIRDLHKRYGTVEVLKGVDCSMRQGEVISIIGSSGSGKTTMLRCINMLEEFQGGTIAIDGQEIGYETAGGARRRKPEREIARQRALTGMAFQQFNLFPHMTAAANVMLGLVKVKKMSRDEARVLAEKWLDRVGLLSRKDHYPGQLSGGQQQRVAIARAIAMNPKLMLFDEVTSALDPELVNEVLQVIKGLAEDGMSMLIVTHEMRFAYEVSSRVIFMNEGRIGEEGDPREMFLKPRTERLAEFLKTSTFN
- a CDS encoding amino acid ABC transporter permease, which codes for MDFSFLDQLWLARIPLLKGLGVSVSISLLSIVVGTVLGVFVGLALVYGFRPFKWVVRGYTDFIRGTPVLVLVLASYYVLSTIGIDLGPFQAGVLALAVFCSSHVGELVRGALQSIPKGQTEAAKAIGLTFAQTFAYVLAPQALRQALPAWVNTAAEMVKASTLLSIIGVSELLLRTQEVISRTFMSLEFYFFAGFLYFVINYGIERFGRYVERKTAVPS
- a CDS encoding amino acid ABC transporter permease; protein product: MTYSLNFAAVWRSFDLLLEGLALSLGLAFVAILAGCVIGLITAFGLVSRRALLRKPAGLYVTVIRNTPILVLVLFSYFALPELGVRLGKIESFVATLAIYSGAYLAEVFRGGLIAIPPGQREAGLAIGLTEMQIRTSIIIPLMLRSVLPSLSSTMISLFKDTSLAAAIAVPELTFEARKINVETFRVIETWIVASCLYVATCSLLAALMRAAERRLAVPR
- a CDS encoding transporter substrate-binding domain-containing protein, which encodes MISKFTVAASFIAAVLAAMPAQAQQASSKLDEILSRGHLILGTGSTNAPWHFKSAEDKLQGFDVDMGRIIAKALFGDPEKIEFVNQSSDARIPNITTGKVDITCQFMTVTGERAQQIAFTIPYYREGVGLMLKADGEYADYEALKAAGSSVTISVLQNVYAEDMVHAALPEATVDQYESVDLIYQALESGRADAAATDQSSLAWYMTQNSGRYKDAGYGWNPQTYACGVRRGDQDWLNFVNTALHEAMTGVEFDFYAKSFKTWFGKDLTPPQIGFPIEYK
- a CDS encoding D-TA family PLP-dependent enzyme, which produces MTLPIETPAVLVDLDIARRNVLAFQAYADRNGIRVRPHIKTHKLPQMAELQLDAGAIGITCQKVTEAEAMVDGSVRIEDVLITYNLLGTEKLARLARLNEKATVSVVADNATVVDGLAAFFADAGKPLTVLVECNTGADRCGVGTPSEAARLARRIAEAPGLRFGGLMTYPPADGAARVQTFMSDAKRLIEAEGLEVPCITSGGTPGMMQAAEAPIASEHRPGTYIYNDRSLVARGVASWDDCALTVLATVVSVPSENRAIIDAGSKVLTSDLLGLTGYGHVLGRDDIRIDQLSEEHGRLVSDGPIGLKVGEQVRIVPNHACVVTNMVDAVHVIESGMPKGTWTVVARGRVL